ATGGTCACTTGCCTGTTGTCGAGCTTTTGTTTGGATCTTGTTCTGAGTCCAAGCAACACTATTATCGATACGGCTTGCAAGACCGGGCACGGGCATAATTATCGTGGAAGGGTTTGATGATCCTAATGATCACTTCCCAGACATTCCAACATACAAACGGTCATTAGGCCTGAGTAAGAAGGAGGGCTCACATCTACTGAGATTGCTGATAGCCTCTGAAAAATAGACAATATACATCTGTCTCAGTTCCGATCTTTTTTCGTTAAGTGAAAATCAATCGCAAGTGTAAACAAGGTAGACAAAACTTGAAAAAGCTATCAACGTACCAAACCGAGGTAATTTACCAAGCCTGAGCTCATGTTAGGCTTGGGATTGGTAACTGTCTACGTTCCAAAGTGGCGCTATATTCCATCTCTTAACTTGGTCTCCTTCTGTTTAATCAACGGTCATCTGTACAACTGCACAGATGACTTCCAGGACATCAATATGACAACATGCAGCAGTCAAGCATCACAAGCTACTTCATCATTGGTAAGTCACGTATGTTTGAATGACAGGAAGTTTTGAATCTGAAACTGAACCAAGCCATCAGTCTTCCATCTAATGAGATGAACGGCAAGCTTTGGAAGATAGAGAATATAGGCGCTTGCCCCTGAGAACGAGAACAGTTTATCATAAGAAGAAACGCATGGTCCTAACATGGCCGACTTGACCGAGTCTGACGATGGCTGTTCGCACGGATTCTGATTGAGGTAGAACAAGAAGATACTTAGATGAAATTAACTGCACTCATCTCTCATGCGTTGGCCAGCCTTCGCGTCAACATTCTGACCTAAGCTTTGGCCTGCTCGGTTATGTGCTTTGTTCATTGTGCTTGCCTTTATTTCACCTGCTGACGCCAATGTGAGCCAGGCCCCTTTTCTTGGACCGGCTGTAGGCCCAATCGCAGGTGGCTTCCTGAGCCAGGCCAAGGGCTGGCGATGGCTTCAAGGCCTGATGGCCATCTTCACTGGTGTTCTTTGGGTCCTCGGTTCACTTTGGGTTCCTGAGACTTACGTCGTCGTAATCCTGCGTCGCAAGGCAGAAGTTCTGTCCAAAATTACCGGCCATGTTTACGTCTCTGAATTCGATGTTGGTCACCCCAACAAAGCGTTGCTCGCAGAGCTCAGAAAGGCTCTGCTACGACCATGGCAACTCTTGTTTTTGGAGCCTATCGTTCTGCTCTGTTCTATCTTCCAAGCTATTGTTTTTGGGACCTTATACATGATGTTCGCCGCTTTCCCGATTGTTTTCCAGCAAACCCGTGGTTGGTCCAACGGCGTTGGTGGTCTTGCGTTTCTGGGTGTCGCCGTAGGCATGATGTTTGCTGTTGGGTACAGCGGCTACGACAATATTCGTTACATCAAGGTCAACAAAAGCTATGATGGCGGTGCACCTCCGGAAATGAGACTACCCCCTGCTCTGATTGGATCAGTTCTCCTACCTATCGGCCTGTTCTGGTTCGCCTGGACGAACGGACCAAACATTCACTGGATCGTTCCTATTGTCGGATCGGGCTTTTTCGCGGCTGGTCTTGTCCTGGTTTTTTTAAGCCTGATGAACTACCTGGTCGACTCTTGTGAGTATTCGGACTTTGTGTACATTTTCTCACGAAATGGAGACGTCTAACGTTGTAGATGTCATATACGCTGCCTCCGTTCTCGCCGCGAGCTCCGTCTTGCGAAGTCTTTTTGCCGCAGCGTTCCCTCTTTTCACCACCAATATGTACCATAGCCTTGGCATCCATTGGGCAAGTTCTGTTCCGGCTTTTCTCTCCCTTGCCTGCGTTCCGTTTCCGTTCCTGTTCTTCAGGTACGGAAAGTCGATTCGGTTGCGATGCAAATATGCAGCTCAAGTTGCCTGATGTTGTGTCCCTTGAGGGTTGAGACGAAAACAACTCGACTTCGAGGTCTAAGTTGAATTGATTGAGGGCAAAACCGCAAAGTTGACCAAGTTCATCGTAACTTGGGTAGCAGGAAATAATCAAGCGTGGGGCGACCTCTTTTCACTCAAAAAGGGAGACTTCTCCGAATGGTATATGTAAATATTCTACAATCAGTCTAGACAACTTGTACAATTGAGCTTAGCCTAGAATTTGAGTTGGTCAAGAGCGGGTTTCTGCACGTTGACTGAATTGGTGACGAAGTTGATTATTGAGGTTGTAGTGAGTGAAGCGTTGAGGAGGCTGATGAATGAGTCGATAAGCTGTGACTTTCGACTTTGTCGTTTGCATTTTATCAACGCCCTTTAATTCAAGACGCATATCGCCAGACTCACCTTACTAAACCATGCCTAAGCTAGAATTCAGCTGAGACTTAGCCTACCGCCACATTCACCAGCTGAATGAGCTTGGGATTGGCTGCGCCATCATCAAGATTCCAACCGGACTGGCTTGGAAACAGAACATAATGACCGGCGCGGTAATgccttattagtattagcttCTTCTCACATCGCAAAATGCGAATCTCATGAGAGTCAGATCAGTGATGTCGCGCAAACCTCGTCATGCACTTGAACGAATCACAGCCCCCCAGTCCGCTGGAAAAGAGTCGCAAGAGCACCACTAGCCAGCTATGCCATTCCACAAGCTCCGACGCCGTTGCTGCGAAAGATATAGATCAATTATAGTTCTCTATCGTCGAACATGTTACAAGGGCTGAGGCATGCTGCGCCATCTTCCGGTATAGCGAGATGTACCGACTAAACTAGGCAAGCGCTGCAAAGCCAACCCTTAGACCTGTTCTTAGAACGATAGCTGCAATATACTGATGAGGGATATTAGACATTGACTTGAAGGCATTCGCAGGCGTATTTCTGACTTTTGCCTAGCCCATCAGTATCGCCCATtcctaaatagtaatagatgTCTGAAAGAGTGAGAAAGTTAAACTAACAATACAACCCCAGTGTATCCCATCGACTGCTGCAAGGCGACAGTACATCTGAGTACGGGGAAAGAACTAATTAGGCGTTATTCCGATTTATTTCCACTATATCCGCAAATCAAAAAATTCATATCTCAGAGAATTTAGAGAAAAGCTGGAGACCATTGTACTGTCGCCTTGCAGCAGTCGATGGGATAAGCATTGCTTATCCCTGTGAATACTATGAAGGATAAGGCCCGGAAGCTAGCACAATGATATAGACTGCGCTAGTAAGTAGCGCCGATACGATAATTGGAGCGCAGAAGCTAACTAGTTAGCATAGGTCCAGGACGTAAGTGATGCTCCCCTACGAGAAAATGATCGACACAGACGGTGCAGAAGCTAACATGATGGGGTAGAAGAAGCCGGTAAATTTGGTGTTGTCCGCAGATAGTACGGACACTAACAGtgttattatagcctcgagTAAGTATCGTGTCAAGTCTCGCTGCTGAAATGTCTTATTGTACCTTGATCCGAGACTTCTCCTTTATTCCCTACGTAGTAGGTTGCTTTTGTAAATGTCTACGTACAGAGTTGTGCACCATTATTTCCCAGGGAAGGCGGGGCTTCCGGTGAAGGGAGGTATTCTCGCTGGGTTCTGAACCTTTCTGCCTCTTTCTCTAATTATTGTGTCTTTGTCGCTCTGTCGTTTTGGGAATGCGACTCCGCCGGTAAACGGCGGGACTTTGGCTGCGTTCTTGACGCGACTAACACTCTCAACCCCACTAGACATAGAATTAGCACAAATATAATTACTCTACCTGGAGCTTTCGCCAGACTTACATTGACTCAACGGGAAGTGCGCTAGCCTCGAAAAGAGATACAGCGATCACAAGTGTAGAGAAAAACTTCATGATTACTATCGTTTAGCTGCGACGTAAGTAGTTTGTTTTGGGTAAAGACAACTCTTTCTCAGCTGTTAGCGAAGTTGGTGAGActttatagtattcttaaACATTAGATCGGCCTCGGTGTTTTACATAAACCCCTTAAAGACCGTGTTGCTGGTGCACACAAGGTTCAAGACGACGTTTCTGTGTGTTTGGGAAACACGACTCGCGCTCCAATGTCGTTTCTAGTCGCCCGGAACGGCCGTTTTTTGCCGAGTGATCTCGAAATAAAGACGCCGGATAAACTTTAAGGCCTGATTCAGAAAGCACGCCAAGCCCAAAAATAGGTCTTGCAAACCATCCGAACTTTTGAGTGACCTCTGGAGATCATTGTAGGCCTGGTATATCATTCCGGGCTGGTGCACGTGATACAAGTACGACGAATCTTGGGTTTTGATCCATCATGTCTTGGATGTCACCTCGAATGTCCGTTCAACACAGGGTTTGAACCCGGTCCGATTCTCTGGGAAACATCTATAGAAGACAGACGCGATGATCGATCAATACTATTACCTCCATCACTTGGCACACTTGAATTCTAAATCATTAGTTGATCCTCAAGAACACGCCTTGTCATCCATAGTTCAATCGGATTGCATCGATGCTGTATCTACCACTACTTTTTGCCTGACATGCCATCTAAGCAAGTGACCTTGCTCGTTCTAGAAGCTCAATATAAGACATCAACCACCTAGGCAGCTTCAGCGGCGGCAACTCCAGCACCCGTGGACAAGTTGGCTTTCTTGCCAGTTTCTTTGCCGTTACCTccgttcttcttcttgccgtCGTCAACCGCTGTACCGTTGTTCTTGTTTCCAGCCTGGTTTCCCTTGCCGTTATCCTTGCCCTTATTCTTATCGGCATTCGCGTTTCCATTGTTCTTCTTGCCATCCTTATCGTTGTTATTTTTGTTGGTGCCGGCACTGGCGCCGGCGTTGGCAGTTCCATTCGCCTTGCCATTGTTGTCCTTCTTGCCGTCGTTATTGTCCTTGCCGTTGTTCTTCTTCCCATCGTTGTTCTTCCCCTTTCCGTTGTCTGAGGCCGTACCATTGTTTTTGTTTCCACCAGCACCATTATTCTTCTTGCCGTTGTTCTTGTCGGCATTGTTATTTTTCTTTCCGGTGTTCTTGCATCTGCATGCTTTGCCCTTTGCGTCTTTACCCCTCTTCTTTCCCTTGGCGCATCCTTGACAATTGTTgttgttcttcttcttgccgtCGTTGTTGTTCTTCCCGTCGTTTTTCTTGCCGCCTCCTGCTATTTGGTTAGCCTGATGATAATAAATGGTGCACTGTAAATTTCCTACCGGCGGTATTGTTGGCCTGACGTGCTATGAGCTCGCCAAAAGTGGCAGCCTCCTCAATGTCACGGGTGGTGAGATCATTCTCATCATCCTCCTCTGCTCTATCTTCAATCGCAAATGGATGTAAAGTTGAATCTTGTTCGTCTCTATCAACAAGAGTAGGGCTTCCCGTGATGGCCTCAAGGTCTCGGGCAACCTCGTCGCGGGTAGCGATGAGACCCGCGTCTGTAATAGCTGCGGCGGCGATGCCAGCCAGGAAGAGAATTGAGATAGGCTTCATTGTCGTTGGAGTGAATGTGAGAGCCTTGGAGACTGGGTGAAGTGGGAATACGAGATGTCAAATATCTAGAAAGACGAAAGCTGAAGTGAAAAGAAAGGAAAGCGTCCGGCGCAATGAAGCAATCTGGCAGCTGATGGTGTGATGATGGTTTCAAGGCCCAAAAGATTCATGGGAATATCCTGAGCTTTATAGAATCCATCGGTATAGAGTCGATGGACAGATATGAACATCGCAATCAGCCACATATCGAGGTGTGCTGGCCTGACGCCCCCCACACCCCCGGTCTGTCAACTCAATCACCTACACATCGTGCCGGCGGAACCGAAGGCTGTCAAAATAATCAAGATGATGTCTACAGGTCCGTGGGAAAATGGTGTGCATGCTACACAGCCATCGCGGATTTGTGTTCGTCTGGTGTCATGTAAGTGCTGCCATCCCTTCGCCTGGAAAGTCTGTACGGACAATCCAAGTTCGGATTCGGCTGTAAGCGGAATTTTCTGCAACACTTTAGACGAAGCCCTTGCTTGGAGAACCAGTACGTATTGAGCAATATGGTTAGGTTGTATGATCAGCAAACCAAGCATTTGTTATTCTGCTTGGGCCGCCGGCGGGTTTGTGCCGGTTCATTTAGCATTGCCTCCATTGCTTCAAATTTCCATGGAAAACTGGGAGTGATGCGAAGCTCGTGTCGCAGATCACTGTCGCCGTGGGGAAAGCATCTGCGGAGGCCGAGGCCAGCGATTGAAGTATTGAAGGTGAAGGGAATAGGCGGCCTGGGCTAACTGACTTGGTCAGTTGGCTCGTGCCGAACAGCTCTGACACCATACTACAGGAGCTAGTGAGTGAGGATATGCTGTCTCGTGTGGGCTTCCCCTTTGGGCTTTCTGAAACAGCGCTTTTTCCAGGCCATCGACAAGCGATCCTTTCAGTCTCATTTTTGAGATGGATTAGAGTTAAAATGTTGAGTTGAATAGTTCACTGTTCATGAAATATCCATCAACTGGTCGGGCTTTGACTTAGGTACTGAAAAATTCAGACTAAGATGTGTTGCGCGTCCCTGCTTGCTTGGACGCCCGATCCGGGCGTTCGGCCAGATCATCATCCCAGCTTCTTTTCACAGTTCTCTCTCACGGCGTCTGGAGTAATTGATTTCGATGTTGCAGGCTGTCCGATTATCCGCGAACTCTTTACCTGACGGGCTAGGAGCTTTTTTGCCGCGGAAACTAGTTGCCGTGTCTTTGTTAGCGACAAGCTAGGATTTAAGTTGTCTCAAGTAAAATGAGTGTTGAGCAGGTTTTACCGGGTGGGTTGAGCCTCTTCTATGAGCCTTGGTCTTCCAGCCAGGTGTATCCTTGCTCGAAATCTATCCCACGACCATGGAACTATCATGATGCTCTGCCGTGATCCGAGCTGCCCGCAAGTTAAGGAGAGCATCAGAGAATGTGCCCATTGTGATGAGATGAGTTCTGTTAGATCGAATGGCAGGCTGCATCTTTCTCCGCATGTGCAGAAACAGTCAGAGGAGGTGGATGAGCTCAACCGTGCGGTATTAGTCAACACTTGAGTCAGTCAGTAAGGATGACATGATCGTTGACGCTTCAACTTCATTGAGGCTGGAAAGTCACCGGTCCGTGTTTAAAAATTCTCACGTGGCAACGATCTTCTCAATCTTCCGCGGGATCCCATGATCTGTCCCGACGGGATAGGGTACTTAGGTCTTCATCGATGCTCGGAGCTCCGAGAGTACTCATACGTGACGGCCAAGAAATCTTTCAGTGGCTCTGCATCTCGCTTTAAGAGGCAGTAGCCATTCAGATCGCCACATGATAGACGGTCTTGAGAAGAGAGCCTGCTGAGTAGAAAGAAAAGCAAGGCCGACTCTTCTTATTAAGTCGGAACACCCCCATTCGGCCACCCCCCCATTCGGCCACCCCAAAAATCCCTCCTAGCTACCCTAATTAAAATCCTACCCttaatctataaataactataataattataattattatctaaatatattcttttttaatatatatattttttattatattataatatcgtatattaaaaataaagttatttaagtactcgaggtaattaaaaatagtactttaattaaaaaggcctcgattaagttcggagttctaaggattatattttagaattattaataaggttaataagctagggtaatcgcttttataaattaataaagacttcccccttaataaaaaaataagctagctaaataagtttatatttaatatactctaagagttatattaatttataaataagttaaggaatttattaaataagttttataagcctagggggataattatttttttaaaaagagataaataaatacttttttaaaaaagaacttatttattaaggtttaaaaaagtcgttttataaatttaaagtgtattaataaagtaattactaaagtaattaagccttagttctaaatacttaatatactaaagattaaggatattaaataggttaataaatataatataaataagattaatatccttaagggtaagggatttaataagctagtcttAAGCATAGCTAaggctaatataatataaaaaaaagaacttaaaTTGCGTTCTtagatctttattattaagtatatttttattaataatataactattaaactattactaatctataaaagaaagtcggtttaataatagtagttccCCTTTAAGCTTAAGGATCTCGATagttaagagtttataataataaataataagtaaattataaactaaattatttttatatagttaagggtagtctttttattataaactaagcccCCCCTAACTAAGGgacttaacttatatttagaacCTCGACtattaattctaaataagtataggagttatataataataaaatttatata
The Colletotrichum lupini chromosome 6, complete sequence DNA segment above includes these coding regions:
- a CDS encoding fluconazole resistance protein 1, which gives rise to MTTCSSQASQATSSLLWPARLCALFIVLAFISPADANVSQAPFLGPAVGPIAGGFLSQAKGWRWLQGLMAIFTGVLWVLGSLWVPETYVVVILRRKAEVLSKITGHVYVSEFDVGHPNKALLAELRKALLRPWQLLFLEPIVLLCSIFQAIVFGTLYMMFAAFPIVFQQTRGWSNGVGGLAFLGVAVGMMFAVGYSGYDNIRYIKVNKSYDGGAPPEMRLPPALIGSVLLPIGLFWFAWTNGPNIHWIVPIVGSGFFAAGLVLVFLSLMNYLVDSYVIYAASVLAASSVLRSLFAAAFPLFTTNMYHSLGIHWASSVPAFLSLACVPFPFLFFRYGKSIRLRCKYAAQVA